The proteins below are encoded in one region of Arthrobacter sp. CJ23:
- a CDS encoding nucleoside hydrolase: MDPNTMTPERKKIILDCDPGHDDAVALLLAHGNPDIELLAVTTVVGNQTLEKVTRNALSVGTIAGITGVPFAAGCARPLVRTIETAPSIHGETGMDGPAQLESTIELDPRHAVDLIIETIMAHEPGTVTLVPTGGLTNIALAARKEPRIVERVKEVVLMGGGYHVGNWSAVAEFNIIIDPEAAHIVFNEKWPVVMVGLDLTHQALATPEVVERIAAVGTKPAQFVMELMEFFTQAYKDAQGFDYPPVHDPCAVAYVIDPTVMTTRKVPVDIELQGKLTLGMTVADFRAPAPEDCHTSVAVDLDHEKFWNLVTDALVRIGEPGEPREPGTAAPAAAAPAVAAAATAEAK, from the coding sequence ATGGATCCCAACACCATGACCCCTGAACGCAAGAAGATCATCCTGGACTGCGACCCCGGACATGACGATGCGGTGGCGCTGCTCCTGGCGCACGGCAACCCGGACATCGAGCTGCTCGCCGTCACCACCGTGGTGGGCAACCAGACCCTCGAAAAGGTCACCCGCAACGCCCTCTCGGTAGGCACCATCGCCGGCATCACCGGTGTCCCCTTCGCCGCCGGCTGCGCCCGGCCCCTGGTCCGCACCATCGAAACCGCGCCGTCCATCCACGGCGAGACCGGCATGGACGGCCCCGCCCAGCTCGAGTCCACCATCGAGCTGGACCCGCGCCACGCCGTCGACCTCATCATCGAGACGATCATGGCCCACGAGCCCGGCACGGTCACCCTGGTCCCCACCGGCGGCCTCACCAACATCGCCCTGGCTGCGCGCAAGGAACCCCGCATCGTTGAACGCGTGAAGGAAGTCGTCCTCATGGGCGGCGGCTACCACGTGGGCAACTGGAGCGCCGTGGCCGAATTCAACATCATCATCGACCCCGAGGCCGCGCACATCGTGTTCAACGAGAAGTGGCCCGTGGTGATGGTCGGCCTGGACCTCACGCACCAGGCTCTGGCCACCCCGGAGGTCGTCGAGAGGATCGCCGCTGTGGGCACCAAGCCGGCCCAGTTCGTGATGGAACTGATGGAGTTCTTCACCCAGGCCTACAAGGACGCCCAGGGCTTCGACTACCCGCCGGTGCACGATCCCTGCGCCGTGGCCTACGTCATCGATCCCACCGTCATGACCACGCGCAAGGTCCCCGTGGACATCGAACTGCAGGGCAAGCTCACGCTCGGCATGACCGTGGCCGATTTCCGCGCCCCGGCACCCGAAGACTGCCACACCTCCGTAGCCGTCGACCTTGACCACGAAAAGTTCTGGAACCTCGTCACGGACGCCCTCGTCCGCATCGGCGAGCCCGGTGAGCCCCGCGAGCCCGGCACCGCCGCGCCAGCCGCCGCAGCACCGGCCGTCGCAGCCGCAGCAACCGCGGAGGCCAAGTAA
- a CDS encoding MFS transporter, translated as MSTLLTETKTTRGNVTALMVALLAACVAFQLNASMLSPALVTMGNELHTDQAVIGLSQTWFFTAAALFSLFLPRLSDIIGRKKILLGMMLLMAVGSVIAAMAPDVTWLFVGRIIQGVSGPTVPLCLIMLRSAVSNPRKYGTLMGLITAVNGGVAGVDSFVGGYFAENFGFRSIFWLMVVLALVATALIALLAGESKPAAGTTMDWLGVFFIVIAVGALLTALNEGSKLVGAFSTGPLMLAIGLTVVAAAAFFAFWTVEKRAKAPMVETVHLRQRSTWAPLLTTTLTMTGIFAVINGIVPAYVQAAAPGFGVGPTEMSLIILTPYALLGWVIGPISGRLAPVLGYTKVLRIGMVGSIAALAIIAFFGLSSLPMMIAGTALLGIMYAGTVNIMLNGLGVVLSPQGNPGFLPGMNAGAFNLGAGLSFLVLPAILVATSALGDAKASYLTVVVTGLVITVAAFAASLLIPKPVEAEVAK; from the coding sequence ATGAGCACGCTCCTCACTGAAACCAAGACTACCCGCGGCAACGTCACCGCCCTCATGGTGGCCCTGCTGGCCGCCTGCGTGGCCTTCCAGCTCAACGCCTCCATGCTCAGCCCGGCCCTGGTCACCATGGGCAACGAGCTGCACACGGACCAGGCCGTCATCGGCCTTTCCCAGACCTGGTTCTTCACCGCCGCGGCCCTGTTCTCCCTGTTCCTGCCGCGCCTGAGTGACATCATCGGACGCAAGAAGATCCTGCTCGGCATGATGCTGCTGATGGCCGTCGGCTCGGTCATCGCGGCCATGGCCCCGGACGTCACCTGGCTCTTCGTGGGCCGCATCATCCAGGGCGTCAGCGGCCCCACGGTGCCGCTGTGCCTGATCATGCTGCGCTCCGCCGTCAGCAACCCGCGCAAGTACGGCACCCTCATGGGCCTCATCACGGCCGTCAACGGCGGCGTGGCCGGCGTCGACTCCTTCGTGGGCGGCTACTTCGCCGAGAACTTCGGCTTCCGCAGCATCTTCTGGCTCATGGTGGTCCTGGCCCTCGTGGCCACCGCCCTGATCGCCCTCCTGGCCGGCGAAAGCAAGCCCGCGGCCGGCACCACCATGGACTGGCTGGGCGTGTTCTTCATCGTCATCGCGGTGGGCGCCCTGCTCACGGCCCTCAACGAGGGCTCCAAGCTGGTGGGCGCATTCTCCACAGGCCCTCTGATGCTCGCCATCGGCCTGACCGTGGTTGCCGCCGCAGCGTTCTTCGCCTTCTGGACCGTGGAGAAGCGCGCCAAGGCACCCATGGTGGAAACCGTCCACCTGCGCCAGCGCTCCACCTGGGCACCGCTGCTGACCACCACCCTGACCATGACCGGCATCTTCGCCGTCATCAACGGCATTGTCCCTGCCTATGTGCAGGCGGCGGCCCCGGGCTTCGGCGTGGGACCCACCGAGATGTCGCTCATCATCCTCACCCCGTACGCCCTGCTCGGCTGGGTCATCGGCCCCATCAGCGGCCGCCTGGCCCCGGTCCTCGGCTACACCAAGGTCCTGCGCATCGGCATGGTCGGCAGCATCGCGGCCCTGGCCATCATCGCCTTCTTCGGCCTCAGCAGCCTGCCCATGATGATCGCCGGAACAGCCTTGCTGGGCATCATGTATGCGGGTACGGTCAACATCATGCTGAACGGACTCGGAGTGGTCCTCTCGCCGCAGGGCAACCCCGGCTTCCTGCCAGGCATGAACGCCGGCGCTTTCAACCTCGGCGCAGGCCTGAGCTTCCTGGTGCTGCCGGCCATCCTGGTGGCAACCTCCGCCCTGGGTGACGCCAAGGCCTCCTACCTGACCGTGGTGGTGACCGGGCTGGTCATCACCGTGGCGGCGTTCGCCGCCTCGCTGCTGATCCCGAAGCCCGTCGAGGCCGAGGTAGCCAAGTGA
- a CDS encoding ribokinase — protein sequence MTPETTGGRIVVVGSLNADLTIYCERLPLPGETVHGNGFAVNPGGKSANQAVAASKLGGHVSLVGAVGDDANGAMLLASTAGAGVDISRVRSSSVAATGVAVISVDAHGENSIIISAGANGTLSPADVADATDAFERAAVVCLCLEVSLETVAAAAQAGHDAGATVLLNLSPYAEIPQSLANLSDVLLVNAHEASLFLGDAEVPGAGADAAAWEPVRMQFAARGLERVLVTLGAHGSVVLDSQAAEGSRITRVAPTKVNAVDTTGAGDAFTGAVAARLAAGESLAYAASFASVAAALAATKKGTQAAYPAVEDVERRLAS from the coding sequence GTGACGCCGGAAACCACAGGCGGCCGGATCGTCGTCGTCGGATCCCTCAACGCGGACCTGACCATCTACTGCGAGCGGCTCCCGCTCCCCGGCGAGACCGTCCACGGCAACGGCTTTGCCGTCAATCCCGGGGGCAAGAGCGCCAACCAGGCGGTGGCCGCCAGCAAGCTCGGCGGGCACGTGAGCCTGGTCGGCGCGGTGGGCGACGACGCCAACGGGGCCATGCTCCTGGCTTCCACCGCCGGCGCCGGCGTGGACATCTCCCGCGTCCGCAGCTCCTCGGTCGCGGCCACCGGCGTGGCGGTCATCTCCGTGGACGCGCACGGGGAGAACAGCATCATCATCTCGGCAGGCGCCAACGGCACCCTGTCCCCCGCCGACGTCGCGGACGCCACGGACGCGTTCGAGCGCGCCGCCGTCGTCTGCCTTTGCCTTGAGGTCAGCCTCGAGACGGTCGCGGCCGCCGCACAGGCAGGGCACGACGCCGGCGCAACGGTTCTGCTGAACCTCTCGCCGTACGCGGAGATCCCGCAGAGCCTCGCGAACCTGAGCGATGTCCTGCTGGTGAACGCGCACGAGGCCTCGCTGTTCCTGGGCGATGCCGAGGTGCCTGGCGCCGGTGCCGACGCCGCGGCCTGGGAGCCCGTCCGGATGCAGTTCGCCGCCCGCGGCCTGGAGCGTGTGCTGGTGACGCTCGGCGCCCACGGTTCCGTGGTGCTCGACTCGCAGGCGGCCGAAGGCTCGCGGATCACCCGGGTTGCGCCCACCAAGGTCAACGCGGTTGACACCACCGGTGCGGGCGATGCCTTCACAGGCGCCGTCGCCGCCCGGCTCGCAGCCGGGGAATCCCTGGCCTACGCCGCCTCCTTCGCCTCCGTGGCCGCCGCCCTGGCCGCCACCAAGAAGGGCACCCAGGCTGCCTACCCGGCAGTCGAAGACGTGGAACGGCGCCTGGCGTCCTAG
- a CDS encoding FAD-binding oxidoreductase produces the protein MLPLIDSLEISTLRYSVRGPVFAPADPGFDAEVAAFNLSTRHTPDVVVGALDADDVAAAVAWAAQRGLSISVQSTGHGATNAIEGGLLISTRRMQELEIDPLEMTARVGAGVQWKAVVDAAGPLGLMGLHGSTTDVGVVGYTLGGGLPVMGRKYGFASDHVIAFELVTADGTQQRVTPRSDPRLFSLLRGGKGNLGIVTAMEFKLFLLGEFYAGGIYYPGGHAREVLTAFKAWAPSLPADVSASLAFLRLPDLEIVPEPLRGQFMMHLRFAHQGTAFEGAELLRPMRKCAPIAMDSVRPLPYTEMDSIHQDPDQPVPVREGGFMLERLDDDAVEALLALLGPGVESPLLLAELRLMGGELSTAPAGGDCIGPRDAAFSFFGAGLAVPPFVAALPGEFARIRETLAPFSTGGSFINLHGRFGDAADRAKAWTPEAYERLVEAKASLDPQNLFRHGHVVEPAGV, from the coding sequence ATGCTCCCCCTCATTGATTCCCTGGAAATCTCCACCCTTCGCTACAGCGTCCGCGGCCCGGTCTTCGCGCCGGCGGACCCTGGCTTTGACGCCGAAGTGGCAGCCTTCAACCTCTCCACCAGGCACACCCCCGACGTCGTTGTCGGGGCACTTGACGCCGACGATGTCGCCGCGGCAGTTGCGTGGGCGGCCCAACGCGGCCTCTCCATCTCCGTCCAGTCCACCGGGCACGGAGCCACCAACGCCATCGAGGGCGGGCTGCTCATCAGCACCCGCCGCATGCAGGAGCTGGAGATCGATCCGCTCGAAATGACCGCCCGGGTCGGCGCGGGCGTCCAGTGGAAAGCCGTGGTTGACGCCGCCGGCCCGCTGGGCCTGATGGGCCTCCATGGGTCCACCACCGACGTCGGCGTGGTGGGCTACACGCTGGGCGGCGGCCTGCCCGTGATGGGCCGCAAGTACGGCTTCGCAAGCGACCACGTCATTGCCTTTGAGCTGGTGACGGCCGATGGCACCCAGCAGCGCGTGACTCCGCGAAGCGACCCCCGGCTGTTCTCCCTGCTCCGGGGCGGCAAGGGAAACCTGGGCATCGTCACGGCCATGGAGTTCAAGCTGTTCCTGCTCGGGGAGTTCTACGCCGGCGGCATCTACTATCCGGGCGGGCATGCCCGGGAGGTGCTCACCGCCTTCAAGGCCTGGGCGCCGTCGCTCCCGGCTGATGTGTCGGCGTCGCTGGCCTTCCTGCGCCTGCCCGATCTTGAGATCGTGCCGGAACCGCTGCGCGGGCAGTTCATGATGCACCTGCGCTTCGCGCACCAGGGAACAGCGTTCGAGGGGGCGGAGCTGCTCCGGCCCATGCGGAAATGCGCCCCCATCGCCATGGACAGCGTGCGCCCCCTGCCGTACACGGAGATGGACTCGATCCACCAGGATCCGGACCAGCCCGTGCCCGTCCGGGAAGGCGGCTTCATGCTGGAGCGCCTGGACGACGACGCCGTGGAGGCCCTGCTGGCGCTGCTGGGGCCCGGCGTCGAAAGCCCGCTGCTACTGGCCGAATTGCGGCTCATGGGCGGCGAGCTGTCCACGGCGCCGGCAGGCGGCGACTGCATCGGGCCTCGGGACGCGGCCTTCAGCTTCTTCGGAGCCGGCCTGGCCGTGCCGCCGTTCGTGGCGGCGCTGCCCGGCGAATTTGCGCGGATCCGGGAGACCCTGGCCCCGTTCTCCACGGGCGGCAGCTTCATCAACCTGCACGGTCGCTTCGGCGATGCCGCGGACCGGGCCAAAGCCTGGACACCTGAGGCCTACGAGCGGCTGGTGGAGGCCAAAGCCAGCCTGGATCCCCAGAACCTCTTCCGCCACGGCCACGTGGTGGAACCGGCAGGCGTGTAG
- a CDS encoding ABC transporter ATP-binding protein yields the protein MSAAVSIAGLVKSFGGFRALDGLDLDVREGEVHGFLGPNGAGKSTTLRILLGLLRADSGRVEILGGDPWRDVVPLHRRIAYVPGDVSLWPSLTGGEAIDLLGRLRGGLDLKLRAELLEVFELDPSKRGQAYSKGNRQKVAIVAALSSNAELLILDEPTAGLDPLMEAIFREEIRRQRARGRSVLLSSHILAEVEALSDRISIIRRGKVVETGSLEQMRRHVRTNVTATLSDGATPLGGLPGVDDLRIEGRRVRFSVDEGSLAAAMGALALHGLTALTVTPPSLEDLFLQHYGERLHPDDGEDDGEDHRDTDDGGGNLRQ from the coding sequence ATGTCGGCTGCAGTCAGCATCGCGGGTCTCGTCAAGTCCTTCGGAGGCTTCAGGGCCTTGGACGGCCTGGACCTGGACGTCCGCGAAGGCGAGGTCCACGGCTTCCTCGGCCCCAACGGCGCGGGCAAGTCCACCACCCTCCGCATCCTGCTGGGCCTGCTGCGGGCCGATTCCGGACGGGTGGAAATCCTGGGCGGCGATCCATGGCGGGACGTTGTTCCGCTCCACCGGCGCATCGCCTACGTGCCGGGGGACGTCAGCCTGTGGCCCAGCCTCACGGGCGGCGAAGCGATCGACCTGCTGGGCAGGCTCCGAGGCGGTCTGGACCTGAAGTTGCGGGCGGAGCTTCTGGAGGTCTTCGAGCTGGACCCTTCCAAACGCGGCCAGGCCTACTCCAAGGGCAACCGGCAGAAGGTGGCCATTGTGGCGGCCTTGTCCTCAAACGCCGAGCTCCTCATCCTGGACGAACCCACCGCTGGCCTGGATCCGCTCATGGAGGCGATCTTCCGCGAGGAGATCCGCAGGCAGAGGGCGCGCGGCCGCAGCGTCCTGCTCTCCAGCCACATCCTCGCCGAGGTGGAAGCGTTGTCGGACCGTATCAGCATCATCCGCCGGGGAAAGGTGGTGGAGACGGGCAGCCTTGAGCAGATGCGCCGCCACGTCCGGACCAACGTCACCGCCACCCTCAGCGACGGTGCCACCCCGCTCGGCGGGCTGCCCGGCGTAGACGATCTCAGGATCGAGGGCCGTCGCGTGCGGTTCAGCGTGGACGAGGGATCGCTGGCGGCCGCCATGGGCGCCCTTGCCCTGCATGGCCTCACTGCCCTGACCGTCACGCCGCCCAGCCTGGAAGACCTCTTCCTGCAGCACTACGGCGAGCGCCTCCACCCCGACGACGGTGAAGACGACGGTGAAGACCACCGTGACACCGACGACGGCGGAGGGAACCTCCGGCAGTGA
- a CDS encoding ABC transporter permease yields the protein MSGTQFTGTLLLLRHAIRLDRWKLLPWLLIFGAIPTATYAAYSSIFTSPAEALLLQATLTTNPAFALLFGPATDLTTAIGFVTWRVQMFSMFFVALMAVYAVTRHTRAAEDSGQAELVDSGVVGQHARLASAVLLAWIASAAVGLLVGGTLASAGAPPSGAFALGALLAGMGVAFAGVAAVTAQLGSAARTANTLAVSVLGISYLLRGLGDTLTDASWLLWTNPMGWAERIRPATDNNFWPLALLAAAGAILTVLAAWLRSRRDFGLGIIPGRPGPAQGQAGIWGLTSRLDRGAFWTWGVSLVALGSVYGLVTSTMATVFADNPFIKQMIAFRVATEEQLLMAFVGVLLLVLTLISGAFGIHLALHFYAEEEERRAEWVLSAPLSRLGYFTPTAVLAILAPAVGLMLGALALAAGAKVTGSAADTGTVLRQALAQLPALWLAAAVALALVGLAPRLRGLAWLLLVYWLLLTMFGPVLKLPDWLLNTSPFHVVPNVSAPDADWLPVWWTLAIAAVLLVSALAGYRRRDLVCT from the coding sequence GTGAGCGGCACCCAGTTCACCGGAACCCTGCTCCTGCTGCGGCATGCCATCCGCCTGGACCGCTGGAAGCTGCTTCCCTGGCTGCTGATTTTCGGGGCCATCCCCACGGCGACATACGCCGCCTACAGCTCCATCTTCACCTCGCCCGCCGAGGCCTTGCTGCTCCAGGCCACCCTCACCACCAACCCCGCGTTCGCCCTGCTGTTCGGACCGGCCACCGACCTCACCACGGCCATCGGCTTCGTCACCTGGCGCGTGCAGATGTTCAGCATGTTCTTCGTGGCGCTGATGGCGGTCTACGCCGTCACCCGGCACACCCGTGCCGCCGAGGACTCGGGCCAGGCCGAGCTGGTGGACTCCGGCGTGGTGGGCCAGCACGCGAGGCTGGCCTCCGCCGTCCTCCTGGCCTGGATCGCGTCCGCCGCGGTGGGCCTGCTGGTGGGCGGGACGCTGGCATCCGCGGGAGCCCCGCCGTCGGGCGCTTTCGCCCTCGGTGCGCTGCTGGCGGGGATGGGCGTCGCCTTCGCCGGAGTCGCGGCGGTGACGGCCCAGCTTGGCTCGGCGGCCCGGACGGCCAACACCCTGGCCGTGTCCGTGCTCGGGATCAGCTACCTGCTGCGGGGTCTGGGCGATACCCTCACGGATGCAAGCTGGCTGCTGTGGACGAACCCCATGGGGTGGGCGGAGCGGATCCGGCCGGCCACGGACAACAATTTCTGGCCGCTGGCCCTGCTTGCCGCGGCGGGTGCCATCCTCACGGTGCTGGCCGCGTGGCTGCGCTCCCGGCGGGATTTCGGCCTGGGCATTATCCCGGGGCGGCCCGGTCCCGCTCAGGGCCAGGCGGGAATCTGGGGGCTCACCTCCCGGCTGGACCGCGGGGCGTTCTGGACCTGGGGAGTGAGCCTGGTGGCGCTGGGATCGGTGTACGGGCTGGTCACCAGCACCATGGCCACGGTGTTCGCGGACAACCCCTTCATCAAGCAGATGATCGCCTTCCGGGTGGCCACCGAGGAGCAGCTGCTCATGGCCTTCGTGGGCGTGCTGCTGCTGGTGCTGACGCTGATCAGCGGGGCCTTCGGCATCCACCTCGCCCTGCATTTCTACGCGGAGGAGGAGGAACGCCGGGCGGAGTGGGTCCTGTCCGCGCCGTTGTCCCGCCTCGGGTACTTCACGCCGACGGCGGTCCTCGCCATCCTGGCGCCGGCCGTGGGCCTCATGCTGGGCGCCCTGGCCCTGGCGGCCGGGGCGAAGGTGACGGGCTCCGCCGCGGACACGGGCACGGTCCTGCGGCAGGCCCTCGCCCAGCTGCCGGCGCTGTGGCTGGCCGCCGCCGTCGCCCTGGCCTTGGTGGGCCTGGCTCCCCGCCTGCGAGGGCTGGCATGGCTGCTGCTGGTGTACTGGTTGCTGCTGACGATGTTCGGCCCGGTGCTGAAGCTCCCGGACTGGCTGCTGAACACGAGCCCGTTCCATGTGGTGCCGAATGTTTCAGCGCCCGACGCCGATTGGTTGCCGGTGTGGTGGACGCTGGCGATTGCGGCGGTGCTGTTGGTATCGGCGCTGGCGGGCTACCGCCGTCGGGATCTGGTCTGCACCTGA
- a CDS encoding low molecular weight protein-tyrosine-phosphatase encodes MYSASSPYRIITVCTGNICRSPMAELMLAEALKAQGLGGDVEVDSAGTTAYEAGHPIDPRAARKLDAHHIHSAHHVARAWRQEWFGERDLILALDVDHYGWLHETAPDGESLAKIRMLRSFDPAMAGRSTLDLGIEDPWYGGHQDFDSTWTLIQAAIPGIVEHARTAITDSSGKPFGGNRLDHKQVTSIS; translated from the coding sequence ATGTACTCAGCGTCGAGCCCATACCGCATCATTACTGTCTGCACCGGCAACATCTGCCGCTCCCCCATGGCGGAGCTCATGTTGGCCGAGGCCTTGAAGGCCCAAGGGCTGGGAGGGGACGTGGAGGTCGACTCCGCGGGGACCACCGCGTACGAGGCCGGACACCCCATAGATCCCCGGGCGGCCCGGAAACTCGACGCCCACCACATTCACTCGGCCCACCATGTTGCCCGGGCGTGGCGTCAGGAATGGTTCGGCGAGCGCGACCTCATCCTGGCCCTGGACGTGGACCACTACGGCTGGCTCCACGAGACGGCCCCGGACGGCGAATCGCTCGCCAAGATCCGCATGCTGCGCAGCTTCGATCCCGCCATGGCCGGCCGCAGCACCCTGGACCTGGGCATCGAGGACCCTTGGTACGGCGGGCACCAGGATTTCGACTCCACCTGGACCCTCATCCAGGCCGCCATTCCGGGCATTGTGGAGCACGCCCGCACGGCCATCACGGACAGCTCCGGCAAGCCGTTCGGAGGGAACCGCCTGGACCATAAGCAGGTAACCTCTATTTCATGA
- the pabB gene encoding aminodeoxychorismate synthase component I — protein sequence MTPAPVIIAVDGRSGAGKTTLAVELAARLREHHKVSLFHLEDIYPGWNGLAAGIERYVTTVLTPLSQGTAAEWVSWDWEKHYDGTQFVTLPAEIVIVEGVGAAAAAARPMLDAVVWVDAPGEERRRRALARDGSSYEPYWDRWAAQEQEWLDADPVQGSADIRVLNHADGKAPGDVLQALNYLPALASVLVPELSARRGLQLRSEKLDAVPDAAALFETLYGASDNAVWLDSSNAATVHGAVAAGAVPDAGRVHSPAAERSRFSILADDAGTFGQSVLHSSGATRLTAGCATVETSGPFFRWLDSVWGRRAVRAPRGYEGQFTLGWLGYLGYELKRETGGSDVRSETPDAALLFAGRAVVIDHRERAVWLLALDAPDADDWFRLAAEAVRAAAAPPRGEAAPRLSETTPAEATAAVGSPAFPLEFSSRDTATGYKGKIADAQHEIDEGNTYEVCLTTTLEAADPGLDPWQSYLAMRRRNPAPFASYLRFGGLAVASTSPERFLRIASDGGMRAEPIKGTRRRADDAVADAALREDLATSLKDRAENIMIVDLLRNDLSHFAVPGSVTVSRLCAIESYATVHQMVSTIDAHLRPGAPRAEAVAAAFPAGSMTGAPKISTMDILDRLESGPRGVYSGAIGYFSLNAATDLAVVIRTLVMAADGDGRRTLSLGVGGAITADSSMEDEYEEIRTKAFGVLSALGAEFPAG from the coding sequence ATGACCCCCGCACCTGTGATCATTGCCGTCGACGGACGGTCCGGCGCAGGAAAGACCACCCTGGCCGTTGAACTGGCCGCCCGCCTCCGCGAGCATCACAAGGTGTCGCTGTTCCACCTGGAGGACATCTACCCCGGCTGGAACGGCCTGGCCGCGGGCATCGAACGGTATGTCACCACGGTCCTGACGCCCCTGAGCCAGGGCACAGCAGCGGAATGGGTCAGCTGGGACTGGGAAAAGCACTACGACGGCACACAGTTCGTCACCTTGCCGGCGGAAATCGTGATCGTGGAGGGCGTTGGCGCCGCCGCGGCGGCCGCCCGGCCCATGCTGGACGCCGTCGTCTGGGTGGATGCCCCGGGTGAGGAACGCCGCCGCCGGGCCCTGGCCCGCGACGGCAGCAGCTACGAACCCTACTGGGACCGCTGGGCCGCCCAGGAGCAGGAATGGCTGGATGCGGACCCCGTGCAGGGCAGCGCCGACATCCGCGTCCTCAACCACGCCGACGGCAAGGCCCCCGGCGATGTCCTGCAGGCCCTGAACTACCTGCCCGCCCTTGCCTCCGTGCTGGTCCCCGAACTCAGCGCCCGCCGCGGCCTGCAGCTGCGGTCCGAGAAGCTCGACGCCGTCCCGGATGCGGCCGCCCTCTTCGAGACCCTGTACGGGGCATCGGACAACGCCGTGTGGCTGGATTCCTCCAACGCCGCCACGGTGCACGGCGCTGTGGCGGCCGGCGCTGTCCCCGACGCTGGCCGGGTCCACAGCCCGGCCGCCGAGCGCAGCCGCTTCAGCATCCTCGCCGACGACGCAGGGACGTTCGGCCAGTCGGTCCTGCACAGTTCGGGGGCCACCCGGCTGACGGCCGGCTGCGCCACCGTGGAAACCAGCGGGCCGTTCTTCCGCTGGCTGGACTCCGTGTGGGGGCGCCGCGCCGTGCGCGCCCCGCGCGGCTACGAGGGCCAGTTCACCCTGGGCTGGCTGGGCTACCTCGGCTACGAACTCAAGCGCGAAACCGGCGGCAGCGACGTCCGCTCCGAAACGCCGGACGCCGCCCTGCTCTTCGCGGGCCGGGCCGTGGTGATCGACCACCGCGAGCGGGCCGTCTGGCTCCTGGCCCTGGACGCCCCCGACGCCGATGACTGGTTCCGGCTGGCAGCCGAGGCCGTGCGGGCCGCCGCCGCGCCGCCCCGTGGAGAAGCCGCCCCGCGCCTCAGCGAAACAACCCCCGCGGAGGCGACAGCCGCCGTCGGGAGCCCCGCTTTCCCGCTCGAGTTCAGCAGCCGCGACACCGCCACCGGATACAAGGGCAAGATCGCCGATGCCCAGCACGAAATCGACGAGGGCAACACGTACGAGGTCTGCCTGACCACCACGTTGGAGGCGGCGGACCCGGGGCTGGACCCGTGGCAGAGCTACCTGGCCATGCGCCGGCGCAATCCCGCCCCGTTCGCCAGTTACCTGCGCTTCGGCGGCCTGGCCGTGGCCAGCACCTCGCCCGAGCGTTTCCTGCGGATCGCCTCCGACGGCGGCATGCGGGCCGAGCCGATCAAGGGCACCCGCCGCCGGGCCGACGATGCCGTGGCGGACGCCGCGCTGCGCGAGGACCTGGCCACTTCGCTCAAGGACCGGGCCGAGAACATCATGATCGTGGACCTGCTCCGCAACGACCTGAGCCATTTCGCCGTCCCCGGCTCGGTGACCGTGAGCCGGCTGTGCGCGATCGAAAGCTACGCCACGGTGCACCAGATGGTCAGCACCATCGACGCGCACCTGCGCCCGGGGGCGCCGCGGGCCGAGGCCGTCGCGGCCGCGTTCCCGGCCGGATCGATGACCGGGGCGCCGAAGATCAGCACCATGGATATCCTGGACCGCCTCGAGTCCGGCCCGCGCGGCGTCTATTCCGGGGCGATCGGCTACTTCTCGCTGAACGCGGCCACGGACCTCGCCGTCGTGATCCGGACCCTGGTGATGGCCGCCGACGGCGACGGGCGGCGCACGCTCAGCCTCGGCGTCGGCGGTGCCATCACGGCCGATTCCTCCATGGAGGACGAGTACGAGGAGATCCGGACAAAGGCCTTCGGTGTGCTGTCGGCGCTCGGCGCGGAGTTCCCCGCGGGCTGA